A section of the Flavobacterium sp. CG_23.5 genome encodes:
- a CDS encoding acyl carrier protein, translating into MSDIASRVKAIIVDKLGVDENEVVTEASFTNDLGADSLDTVELIMEFEKEFDIQIPDDQAENIATVGQAISYIEEAKK; encoded by the coding sequence ATGTCAGACATTGCATCAAGAGTAAAAGCGATTATCGTAGACAAATTAGGTGTTGACGAAAACGAAGTTGTAACAGAAGCAAGCTTCACTAATGATTTAGGAGCTGACTCATTAGACACTGTTGAGCTTATTATGGAATTCGAAAAAGAATTTGACATTCAAATTCCAGACGATCAAGCAGAAAACATCGCTACTGTAGGTCAAGCAATCTCTTACATCGAGGAAGCTAAAAAATAA
- the purN gene encoding phosphoribosylglycinamide formyltransferase — protein MKKIVVFASGSGTNAENIIKYFAETKIGTVVAVFTNRSDAKVIERAKNYQVPVVVFSKDDLIESKILQKINTFRPDLIVLAGFLLKFPHNIIEAYPDKIINIHPALLPKYGGKGMYGMNIHRTIVENKEKETGITIHFVNENYDEGNIIFQNKIVLNGDETPEQIAEKIHELEQEHFPQIIEKLLTPKP, from the coding sequence ATGAAAAAAATTGTCGTTTTTGCTTCTGGATCGGGGACTAATGCTGAAAATATTATTAAGTATTTTGCTGAAACGAAAATTGGAACTGTCGTCGCCGTGTTCACAAACCGTTCGGATGCCAAAGTAATTGAAAGAGCCAAAAACTATCAAGTTCCAGTCGTGGTTTTCTCTAAAGATGATTTAATTGAAAGTAAAATATTACAAAAAATTAACACATTCCGTCCTGATCTAATTGTTTTAGCTGGTTTTTTGTTAAAATTCCCACACAATATTATTGAAGCTTACCCGGATAAAATAATAAACATACATCCGGCGCTATTGCCTAAATACGGAGGCAAAGGAATGTATGGGATGAATATCCATAGAACAATTGTTGAAAACAAGGAAAAAGAAACCGGCATTACGATTCATTTTGTAAATGAAAATTACGACGAAGGGAATATTATTTTTCAAAATAAGATTGTTTTGAATGGAGATGAAACGCCCGAGCAAATAGCTGAAAAGATTCACGAATTAGAACAAGAACATTTTCCTCAAATAATTGAAAAACTACTAACACCTAAGCCTTAA
- a CDS encoding PfkB family carbohydrate kinase: MNKLLIVGTVAFDAIETPFGKTDKILGGAATYIGLSASFFNLQSAIVSVIGDDFPQEYLDLLTDRNIDISGLETVKGGKTFFWSGRYHNDLNSRDTLDTQLNVLADFQPKVPHNFQDADVVMLGNLHPLVQSSVLDQMAKQPKLVVLDTMNFWMDCALPELLEVIKRVDVITINDEEARQLSGEYSLVKAAAKIQTMGPKYVVIKKGEHGALLFHNKEVFFAPALPLEEVFDPTGAGDTFAGGFAGFITQSENVSFENMKNAIIHGSNLASFCVEKFGTERMVDLDKKEVLSRLQQFKSLTQFDIEL; this comes from the coding sequence ATGAATAAATTATTGATTGTTGGAACCGTAGCTTTCGACGCCATTGAAACTCCATTTGGAAAAACTGATAAAATTTTAGGTGGAGCAGCAACTTACATCGGTTTATCCGCTTCTTTTTTTAATTTACAATCTGCTATAGTTTCAGTCATTGGCGATGACTTTCCTCAAGAATATTTAGATTTATTGACCGATAGAAACATTGATATTTCAGGTCTTGAAACAGTAAAAGGAGGAAAAACTTTCTTCTGGAGCGGTCGTTATCACAATGATTTAAATTCAAGAGACACTTTAGATACGCAATTAAATGTTTTGGCTGATTTCCAACCAAAAGTACCTCATAATTTTCAAGATGCTGATGTAGTGATGTTAGGGAACTTACATCCGTTAGTTCAAAGCAGTGTTTTGGATCAAATGGCAAAACAACCAAAATTAGTAGTATTGGACACTATGAATTTTTGGATGGATTGTGCTTTACCAGAATTATTGGAAGTAATAAAACGGGTAGATGTAATCACCATCAATGATGAAGAAGCGAGACAACTTTCGGGTGAATATTCATTAGTTAAAGCAGCTGCCAAAATTCAAACCATGGGACCAAAATACGTGGTCATCAAAAAAGGAGAACACGGTGCGCTTTTGTTTCATAACAAAGAAGTTTTCTTTGCTCCAGCATTGCCATTGGAAGAAGTTTTTGATCCAACAGGTGCAGGAGATACTTTTGCGGGTGGATTTGCAGGATTTATTACACAGAGTGAAAACGTTTCATTCGAAAACATGAAAAATGCAATAATACACGGATCTAATTTAGCTTCGTTTTGTGTCGAGAAATTTGGAACCGAAAGAATGGTTGATTTAGATAAAAAAGAAGTGTTGTCAAGATTACAACAATTCAAATCGCTAACACAATTTGATATAGAATTATAA
- a CDS encoding ribonuclease HI codes for MNSHDVHIYTDGAAKGNPGNGGYGVVMEWVGKPYRKEFYEGFRHTTNNRMELLGVIVGLEKLKNPNTNVLVISDSKYVVDSVVKKWVFGWEKKGFVGKKNPDLWKRFLVVYRKQKVDFKWIKGHNNHIQNERCDELAVMASMQKQLSVDEFYEKEVEKLL; via the coding sequence TTGAATTCACACGACGTACATATATATACAGATGGCGCTGCCAAAGGAAATCCCGGTAACGGTGGTTATGGTGTTGTTATGGAATGGGTTGGTAAACCATACCGAAAAGAATTTTATGAAGGGTTTCGTCATACCACTAATAACAGGATGGAATTACTTGGTGTCATTGTAGGTTTGGAAAAATTAAAAAATCCAAATACCAACGTTTTAGTGATATCTGATTCTAAATATGTGGTGGATTCTGTGGTGAAGAAATGGGTTTTCGGTTGGGAGAAAAAAGGTTTTGTAGGGAAAAAAAATCCAGATTTATGGAAACGGTTTCTTGTGGTCTACAGAAAACAGAAAGTTGACTTTAAATGGATAAAAGGACATAACAATCACATTCAAAATGAAAGGTGTGACGAATTAGCGGTTATGGCTTCGATGCAAAAGCAACTTTCAGTCGATGAATTTTATGAAAAAGAAGTAGAAAAGTTACTGTAA
- a CDS encoding amidophosphoribosyltransferase, which yields MSDALQHECGIALVRLLKPLEFYKEKYGTAFYGIQKMYLLMEKQHNRGQDGAGFASIKLDMEPGERYISRVRSNHAQPIQDVFAQINDRINEEMAAHPEYADDVALQKENIPYIGELFLGHVRYGTFGKNSIESVHPFLRQNNWMHRNLILAGNFNMTNVKELFQSLVELGQHPKEMADTVTVMEKIGHFLDDAVTDLYQECKNEGLTKREASPIIAERLDVAKILTRASKNLDGGYAMAGLLGHGDSFVFRDPAGIRPAYFYQDDEIVVVASERPVIQTVFNVPFEEVHEIEPGNALIIKKNGKVSMQEILPPTVKKACSFERIYFSRGSDAEIYQERKTLGRLILPAVLKSIDEDTDNTVFSYIPNTAETSFYGLVEAAQDFLNQRKNNYILENRNSLTKDSLQELLSVKIRTEKVAIKDAKLRTFITEDSSRDDLVAHVYDVTYGVIKPTDNLVIIDDSIVRGTTLKMSIIKMMDRLNPKRIVIVSSAPQIRYPDCYGIDMAKLEGLVAFKAALELLKERNLYHIVDEVYLKCKSQENYKDHEVVNYVTAIYEPFHPQEVSDKIAEMLSSPEINAEVKIIFQTVEDLHIACPKNLGDWYFTGDYPTPGGNRVVNRAFMNFYEGKDVRAY from the coding sequence ATGAGCGACGCTTTACAACACGAATGTGGAATAGCATTAGTTAGACTACTCAAACCGCTTGAATTTTACAAAGAAAAATACGGAACTGCTTTCTACGGAATACAAAAAATGTATCTCCTTATGGAAAAGCAACACAATCGTGGACAAGATGGTGCAGGTTTCGCCAGCATTAAATTAGACATGGAGCCTGGAGAACGTTATATAAGTAGAGTGCGTTCGAATCATGCGCAACCTATTCAAGATGTTTTTGCACAAATAAATGACAGAATAAATGAAGAAATGGCTGCTCATCCTGAATATGCAGATGATGTGGCACTTCAAAAAGAAAATATCCCTTACATCGGAGAATTGTTTTTGGGACATGTTCGTTACGGGACTTTTGGTAAAAACAGTATTGAAAGTGTTCATCCTTTTTTACGTCAGAACAACTGGATGCACCGTAACCTGATTTTGGCGGGTAACTTTAACATGACTAATGTAAAAGAACTTTTTCAAAGTTTAGTGGAATTAGGACAGCATCCAAAAGAAATGGCAGATACTGTTACCGTAATGGAAAAAATTGGTCACTTTCTTGACGACGCAGTAACTGATTTGTACCAAGAATGTAAAAATGAAGGATTGACCAAAAGAGAAGCGTCACCAATAATTGCAGAGCGATTAGATGTGGCGAAAATTTTGACCCGTGCTTCAAAAAATTTAGATGGAGGTTATGCTATGGCGGGACTTTTGGGTCATGGCGACTCCTTTGTGTTTAGAGATCCAGCAGGAATACGCCCCGCTTATTTTTATCAAGATGATGAAATTGTTGTAGTGGCTTCTGAAAGACCAGTTATACAAACCGTATTCAATGTTCCTTTTGAAGAAGTACATGAAATTGAGCCTGGAAATGCGTTAATTATCAAGAAAAACGGAAAGGTCTCCATGCAGGAAATTCTTCCTCCAACGGTTAAAAAAGCATGTTCATTTGAACGTATTTATTTTTCCAGAGGAAGTGATGCCGAAATATATCAGGAAAGAAAAACATTAGGAAGACTTATTTTACCGGCTGTATTAAAGTCAATTGACGAAGATACGGACAATACAGTGTTTTCTTATATTCCAAATACTGCCGAAACCTCGTTCTACGGATTGGTTGAAGCAGCTCAGGATTTCTTGAACCAAAGAAAGAATAATTACATTCTTGAAAACAGGAATTCATTGACTAAGGATTCTTTACAAGAATTACTGTCCGTAAAAATCCGTACGGAGAAAGTTGCGATTAAAGATGCAAAACTGAGAACGTTTATTACAGAAGATAGCAGTCGCGATGATTTAGTGGCTCACGTATATGATGTTACTTATGGTGTGATAAAACCAACGGATAACTTGGTGATTATCGACGATAGTATTGTACGTGGAACTACCCTTAAAATGAGTATTATTAAAATGATGGATCGTTTGAATCCAAAAAGAATAGTAATCGTTTCATCGGCACCGCAAATACGCTATCCAGATTGTTATGGAATTGATATGGCTAAACTGGAAGGTTTAGTTGCATTTAAGGCAGCATTAGAATTACTTAAAGAAAGAAACTTATATCACATCGTTGATGAAGTGTATTTAAAATGCAAATCTCAGGAAAACTATAAAGACCATGAAGTGGTAAATTACGTTACTGCTATTTATGAGCCATTTCATCCACAGGAAGTTTCAGATAAAATTGCTGAAATGTTGAGCTCTCCAGAAATAAATGCAGAAGTTAAAATAATTTTCCAAACCGTTGAAGATTTGCATATAGCTTGTCCAAAAAACTTAGGGGATTGGTATTTTACTGGTGACTATCCTACACCGGGTGGTAACCGTGTAGTGAATCGTGCGTTTATGAATTTTTATGAAGGAAAAGATGTCAGAGCTTACTGA